Proteins encoded within one genomic window of Glycine soja cultivar W05 chromosome 1, ASM419377v2, whole genome shotgun sequence:
- the LOC114423425 gene encoding phospholipase A1-Ibeta2, chloroplastic → MMQISSTVPAHNLHKFQAIRCPSFSFRCQQASSSTFQKPFISTESTRLHLANLHKLLETQKPEVPPPTQIQHHQPIINDPKEKKGRSFLEGLNLARLWPEMKATDEMSPRHLKRLQRLLSMTAEYSPRNILGGRWREYHGSNDWKGMLDPLDENLRREVVRYGEFVQAAYQAFHSDPAMSTEEPPHTQHVALPDRSYRMTKSLYATSSIGLPKWVDDVAPDLGWMTQRSSWVGYVAVCEDRREITRMGRRDIVISLRGTSTCLEWAENLRAHMIDMPDNDSSEEAQGKPKVECGFMSLYKTKGAQVPSLAESVVEEVRRLIDLYKGEELSISVIGHSLGATLALLVAEEISTCCPQVPPVAVFSFGGPRVGNKAFGDRLAAKNVKVLRIVNSQDVITRVPGIFVSEELEQKIRNVGGGVLEENTPLAYSHVGTELRVHTKMSPYLKPDADMACCHDLEAYLHLVDGFLASNCPFRSNAKRSLARLMQDQSANVKKLYTSKAKSLTVNLSRQGSMSMSNCLPSPS, encoded by the coding sequence ATGATGCAGATCAGCTCCACCGTACCAGCCCACAACCTTCACAAGTTCCAAGCAATAAGGTGCCCCAGCTTCAGCTTCAGATGCCAACAAGCTTCCTCTTCCACCTTTCAGAAGCCCTTCATCTCCACCGAGTCAACTCGCTTGCACCTCGCCAACCTCCACAAACTCCTCGAGACCCAGAAGCCCGAGGTCCCTCCACCCACCCAAATCCAACACCACCAGCCAATCATTAACGAtccaaaggaaaagaaaggaagaagcTTTCTGGAGGGTCTCAACTTGGCCAGGCTATGGCCGGAGATGAAAGCCACCGATGAAATGTCCCCGCGCCACCTCAAACGCCTCCAGCGCCTCCTCTCCATGACGGCGGAGTATTCCCCGAGGAACATCCTCGGCGGCCGCTGGAGAGAATACCACGGCAGCAACGACTGGAAAGGGATGTTGGACCCTCTCGACGAGAATCTCCGGCGAGAGGTCGTCCGCTACGGCGAATTCGTCCAAGCCGCGTATCAAGCCTTCCATTCAGACCCCGCCATGTCAACGGAGGAGCCGCCACACACCCAACACGTGGCACTTCCCGATAGATCCTACCGAATGACCAAAAGCCTCTACGCCACGTCATCCATTGGTTTACCCAAATGGGTAGATGACGTGGCACCGGATCTAGGATGGATGACCCAACGATCAAGTTGGGTGGGATATGTAGCCGTTTGCGAGGACAGGAGAGAGATAACACGAATGGGAAGAAGAGACATTGTGATCTCTCTCAGGGGAACTTCCACGTGTCTAGAATGGGCCGAAAATCTCAGGGCTCATATGATTGACATGCCCGACAACGATAGCTCAGAAGAAGCCCAAGGAAAGCCCAAAGTGGAGTGTGGGTTCATGAGcttgtacaaaacaaaaggagCACAAGTGCCAAGTCTAGCAGAATCCGTAGTAGAAGAAGTGAGGAGACTGATCGATCTATACAAAGGTGAAGAGTTGAGCATCAGTGTGATAGGGCACAGCCTTGGGGCGACGCTAGCCTTATTGGTGGCTGAGGAGATAAGCACGTGTTGCCCCCAAGTGCCACCCGTGGCTGTTTTTTCCTTCGGTGGGCCTCGCGTGGGTAACAAGGCCTTTGGGGATCGCTTAGCTGCCAAAAACGTCAAGGTGCTGAGAATAGTGAACTCGCAAGACGTGATTACTAGGGTTCCAGGGATCTTCGTGAGCGAAGAGCTTGAACAGAAAATACGgaacgttggtgggggtgtgtTGGAGGAGAACACGCCCTTAGCATACTCGCACGTGGGAACAGAGCTGCGTGTGCACACCAAGATGTCGCCATATCTTAAGCCCGATGCTGACATGGCGTGTTGTCATGACTTGGAGGCTTACTTGCACTTGGTGGATGGGTTCTTGGCCTCCAATTGTCCTTTCAGATCCAATGCTAAGAGAAGCTTGGCTAGGTTAATGCAAGACCAAAGTGCCAATGTAAAGAAGTTGTATACTAGCAAGGCAAAATCCCTCACTGTCAATCTTAGTAGGCAGGGATCTATGTCTATGTCTAATTGTTTGCCTAGTCCATCTTAA
- the LOC114423430 gene encoding polycomb group protein EMBRYONIC FLOWER 2-like: MCRQNSPVHHAGEEEIAADESLLIYCKPVELYNILYRRALQNPSFLRRCLRYKIRASRKRRLRAGIVIFNYRDRYNILRKTEVTEDFSCPFCLMQCGNFKGLRFHLCSSHDLFNFEFWVTEDYQAVNVSVKIDILRSENVADGVIPQSQTFFFCSRPRKRRRKDSVQIEKRTNVKFLELDSPEGIHNGFLQKDDDILSCKGENVSRTSRSEKILPSGRNDGGKFGPDHPGTMDNLEHVESSFNIPGVSIAMPQSSVDPECSKSICKSDPALPAKTKKLSMDRSDSRNRMLLQKRLFFHSHRVQPMALEQVLSDRDSEDEVDDDIADLEDRRMLDDFVDVSKDEKQLMHLWNSFMRKQRVLADGHVPWACEAFSKLHGKELISSPALFWCWRLFMIKLWNHGLLDACTMNNCSIVLDSYRNEGSDTRKN; the protein is encoded by the exons ATGTGCCGGCAAAATTCTCCGGTACACCATGCCGGTGAAGAAGAAATTGCAGCTGATGAGAGCCTTTTGATTTATTGCAAGCCTGTTGAACTTTACAATATTCTCTACCGCCGTGCTCTTCAAAAT CCTTCTTTTCTTAGGAGATGTTTGCGTTATAAAATAAGAGCAAGCCGTAAAAGGAG GTTGAGAGCAGGAATTGTGATTTTCAATTATAGGGACCGCTACAACATTCTTCGAAAGACTGAAG TGACCGAAGACTTTTCTTGTCCGTTTTGCTTGATGCAGTGTGGAAACTTTAAG GGTTTGCGATTTCATCTTTGTTCATCACATGATCTATTCAACTTTGAGTTCTGG GTTACTGAAGATTACCAAGCAGTGAATGTCTCTGTAAAAATTGATATATTGAGATCAGAG AATGTTGCTGATGGAGTAATTCCACAATCGCAAACCTTCTTCTTCTG TTCAAGACCTCGAAAACGTAGAAGAAAGGACTCTGTTCAAATTGAAAAACGCACCAATGTAAAATTCCTGGAGTTGGACTCACCAGAAGGCATACATAATGGATTTCTACAAAAAGATGATG ATATCTTATCCTGCAAAGGAGAGAATGTGTCTAGAACATCTCGTAGTGAGAAGATTTTGCCTAGTGGAAGAAATGACGGAGGAAAATTTGGTCCTGATCATCCTGGCACCATGGACAACCTGGAGCATGTGGAATCCAGTTTCAACATTCCAGGTGTTTCAATTGCCATGCCCCAATCTTCTGTGGACCCTGAATGTAGTAAATCAATATGTAAAAGTGATCCTGCTCTGCCTGCTAAAACAAAGAAGCTAAGCATGGATCGATCAGACTCAAGAAA CCGAATGCTTCTGCAGAAGAGACTTTTCTTTCACTCACACAGAGTCCAG CCTATGGCACTAGAACAAGTGTTATCAGACCGTGATAGTGAAGACGAAGTTGATGACGACATTGCAGATCTTGAAGATAGAAGG ATGCTTGACGATTTTGTGGATGTTTCCAAAGATGAAAAACAGCTCATGCATCTCTGGAACTCTTTTATGAGGAAGCAAAG GGTGCTAGCAGATGGTCATGTTCCGTGGGCCTGTGAGGCATTTTCCAAGCTTCATGGAAAAGAGCTGATCTCATCTCCAGCTTTATTTTG GTGTTGGAGGTTATTCATGATCAAACTTTGGAATCATGGTCTTCTTGATGCCTGTACAATGAACAACTGTAGCATAGTATTAGATAGTTACAGAAATGAGGGATCGGatacaagaaaaaattga